GCTTGTATTCACAGCCGATGTATCCCTGGTAGCCGTGCTCCTCCAGAGTCTTCAGCAGGTAGCTGTAGCTGAGCTCTCCGCCACTGTCGGGCTCATTCCTGCCCGGGACCTGAGCCACCTGAACATGACCTGAGACACAACACTACTTCTTAGACTCATTGGgtttttcaacttcaacttcaactttatttgtgtccccGAAGGGCGATTAGGTGTGCAGCAAGTATAAACATACaagacacataaatacatactgtacaagtTCTACACACAGTCCAACTGGAACACAACGGTAACAGTACGAGGACAAATAAATACCAGTACAAGGTGCATGGATAGCAGCGTCAAAGTAATCTACATGGGGTAGGAAAAAGTGCCAATCAGCCTACAAAGTTGACACAATATAATCAACAATGACCATCGTCAGCGACATCAGCATCCATTACATTACAGCACCAACCCCTTTTATCAACGTTTCTGACATCCTCAACATATAGTCAACAGACTAGAATATATAACCAACCAAGGAATaacgaaaaagaaaagaaagaggacaAAATGAGGTAGCCAAGAGATCAAAAAAGACTCTTCCCCTGACCCCTGCTGTTGAAAGCATGAAATGGCTGATCTTCAGCCATTTCCTGAAGAAGGGAATGGCTGCAGGTATAAAGAAGTACTTATACCTGTTACTCCTTACAGATGGACATCTTAGATGGGAGCCAGACGGCAAGGACTGAAATTCAGGGAATAAGGGGTGGGAACTGTCGGAGCGAATAGCACTCACACAGCTCTCATCAACCTTATttccagcagcaggcagctgttttcagccaaGATAAAACTCTGATAAACCAACATATACACTACGCTAACGGCTTGTTCTGCTGCCCCAAAGTGGCCCAAAAGATCAATTAGTGCTGCTTCAAGTCCGTTGTTCTTTATATTGTCACTTTCTAGCATCTAGTTAGGTTTAGTCTAAACAGCAGTTTGCAGTGTGACATTAACTGGCTGCCAACCTCTGTCCCTGTTTATCGCTCCTGATGACGCCTTGCATGGTACCCTCCGACACCGGTAGCCTCAGACACCGGTGTGTGAATGGGTTGATGAATGCCGACTTGTGttataaagcactttgagtggTCGCTAACACTAGAAaagcaatatataaaaaagcagtccatttaccatttcAATATAAATGCCAAGATATCTAAAGGTCACCGGGATACGAGATGGTGTGGTGGGGGATTCAAAAGAGGACTTTCAGGCGGGATTTAGTTGAATTGATTTTGTTGCCAGATAAGCAACATTTGGGGAATAGAACacggtttctgcaggtttcaccaagtcaaatttaagactttttaagacctttataaattaaatttaagacctatatcacaacatcaactgaGCCCTCAATTAAGTGTTTTTTCAAGCTACTTCacttgcacttccccatagctgaagaataaaatctgttttatgtctgtggtacaatctgaaagagactcgcgccaataacgcgaaagctgattggctgcattATCAgtacatgttggtctcatttgtcgTCGTAATACAGCAACATATTTGGACTAGCAAaagaaactacaacaccacagaataaaaaaaataaaaaatgagtaTAATGAGCTAGCGTTACATGGACGtcggaaaattaagacctgttatttattaatattataaattatttaagacctacaaCACAATACTTGAGCGAATTTGAGAcgttttaaggcctaaaattttgattttgaaattttagactttttaagaccccgcgaaGCGACCCTGTagaagaggggagagggagccTCTAGTGTCACCAAGGCTGAAGGATTGGGGTACAACATCTCACTCACCAATAATGGGGAAATActtgtgtatgttttgtgtcAGGTTTCCATCCATTATTTGCCAGTGAAAGACGTCCTGAAACAGTTCAGACATTTGTTAAGTCAAGACTTTCACCGTATtgtttggttcttttttttttattattattattattttcaagaCAAATGTCCAAAGCACCCACCATTTGCAGCTTGATGTTGGGCTTTCTGACCTTCTCCAGTATTGCAGCCGCTGCAGACACAAAAATGAGGCTGAGCTGAAACATAACTCATGGCAGGCAGCCAGACATTACAGATGTCAGAGAGGAAGTGGGAAGTGGTAGAAATAATAGACAcaagggtaacactttataataagggtacatgaattaacATAATGACTTCACGCATGGaaaagcatgaattcattcatgtagtacttTATGAGCTATCAgtaatgtacaaggattaatAGTATCTCATACATGACTTCATGCAGGTACAATATGTTCATGAATGCATCAATGAAGGTATTTCaatcatgatttctgatttatttatgatgttcatgtcttttTCATAGGTAAATCTGTAGTTAAACTGACAGGCTACAGAAAGTCATGATCAACTAAACAGGACTTCTTCATGACTTCGTCATGTTTGCGGCCCTTCAAATAACGTGCTGACCTGCtccatctttaacattgataCATAAGATATGATTAATGGTGGCATATGCAGCAATCATCTTTGTGAGccctcaaataaaaaaataatattgtcaagacatttctggtgttcagacacttagaagttactaaaaagtaaaattcataAATATCCTACTAGGGTGAGCATTGTTCTCAGGCGTGTATGTTTgcgacttcgcgtaaacatacacgccactttctaaagccaagtggtgtgttatctgtacgcattttgagctatccgcatgTATGtctaaaagaagagaaagaaaagaagaacaggacggttgggtttaggaaaacaataacgggatgcgggacaacaacggcacagttgggtttaggaaaagaaaaacaggatggttgggtttaggaaacgtgacacgtgggacacgatccctggtctcctgggtgaaagtcctaccaccccgaccaacctccctacgcggatttttgggctttcatactactcactacgtaAATTGACacacaatcgcaaggtaatgtaagtcaatggaggccaaacggcgttgataaacacgatAAAAAGctattatgcgtcttgataacactcCAAAATGGCATACGTCAGGCCTTTCTGTTTAAGTGCCTTATGTTGTTGTGAATAAAGCAACTATAAAAATGCATctgcaatatactgtatttggtATTTTGCATTAATGTGGTGACCtcagtatcattttgccaacccACTACTTTAattcttaatacatttaatttcatgCTACCACATATCATATCTTATGtatcaatgttaaagatggagcaggtcagcacaaacccgctatttttaaacagtttagccagctgtttttttttttgctgcctcccgcttaatttgaaactaaatgtgtcttctggcaacacacaccttcgacgttctgtgtgtgtgtgtgtcgcgttaggtcatagtagtttactgcggcgccgctggTTTACAGTTCTAGCaagggccacaaacatgatgaagtaatgAAGAAGTAATATTTAGTTGATCATGTTTACAACACTACAATTCTTCAGGATATATGTACAATGCTGGGTCAGCTTTTtttgaagaagacatgaacatcattaataaatcagaaatcatgattATTCAAATACCGTCATTGATGCATTCAATAACGTATTGTTCCTGCATGAAGTCATGCATGAGAGACTTTTAATCATTGTACATTACTGCTAGCTCATGAAGTACtacataaattaattaattcatgctttgtcatgcatgaagtcatgataattcatgtactaTTTTTTATAAAGTGTTAGCGACACAAGCAATAAGATCCAACACTGGCGTACTCTTTCTGTACAGCATCCAATGTGCTGAGCACACTGTCACGTCATGACACGCCTCCTTCTCTCTGCACCCATTACTATCCTATTTCTATTAATATAAAGTAAGGAGTGTTTAACTTGAGAATAAATGACATGCGTGTGCCATGCACTTATATAAATAGACTTTTTACAAAATCTGTTAATGGTGGCAAAACGCCTAATTGCTGGCCAGCTTTTCATGGCAAATCAGAAGTATGACATGAGGAGGACATATTCATTTTAtctcattaaaaacaaacacacacacacacacacacacacacacacacacgagaagaACGCTAAACCTGAAGTTAATTCATGCAAGTTTAGATTTGTAGTGGCCGTGTCCACTGCACAGCTTTCTGTTGGGCGTCAGATAAAAAAGCCGATGTGCCTAATCTGGATCTCAGCTGAATCTGAAATGCATCAAAATTAGGAGACTGTGCACAATACCAGCACAACTTTAAAAATTAATTTGAAATGCCCGATAAAATATTCTCCAGCAAACCTGGCCATCTTTAATGCTTGACTGTGGATAGCTCCTGGTGCTGAAATCCAGACTCAACAGATGGATATAAAAAAAGGACTTAATTCATATCAAACACTATATTTGTTTTCCAAAGCAAGACGTGATCATTCCCTAACAGCAACATTGTTGTTGCATTTGCCTCATTTTGCCTGACTTAGACAGCAGCAGTGTGTTGTTCCCCTACAGCAGGGAGGAGTGGGACTGAGAGTCGGACCTGCTGGTTGTCTCAGTGGGACACAGTGTCTTACCCTGATGAGGAGAGTCCAGAAAATACCTGGGATCTGTAATCCTTGTGTTGATTGGTTCAATCAAGCCAGTGATTCCTTCCTGTGAggacatcagaatcagaatcagctttattggccaggtttgagtaaacaaacaaggaatttgactccggttaatctttgctctcaaagtacaacactcacttaacatataaagaataaaaacagaaaggacagtaagaaatataaaaaaaacactgtaaaatatacagtataacaatacaatagaatttacaaatttacaagaaatatacaataacaattgaagagaggaaaggaatagtgcaatatcagtatAGTCGAttgagatttaagatttaaatataaatatagtgcaaggcagTTCAGTTTCACAACACTGTGATAAACACGGAGAGCATCACAGGGTGGTAGTTACGCTCCAATGACAAAATCCCAAGTATATTTGCAACTCTTTATTTCGGGTGGTGTGGAAATTTAACTAACATGAAACCTGTTATACATACAGTGCAACGACTACATGAatactacagtacagtatctaTGTACTCTAACactacagagaaataaaaccaAGTGTGATTATGATATGACATTGTACTTTGTTTATTTAATCTGTACATAacagaaaggggaaaaaaaactacaatttGTGGGCGTCATGTTGGCCAAGTGGTTTATACCGAATACTGTGATCGCAATACCCCGATCTCTCTCActcatcatttcctctctacACTCTACTGTGAGCCATTTAATGAAGGCAAACCATCTTACAAGAAAAAAGAGAATTTGCAGTTTAAGGGAGTTAGGTGCTCAAACTACATCTTGATGAACAACAACTGGGCAGGGGCGGTTCTAGGGGCCAAGGGTGGGTTATGCCGTGGCCCCCCTCTGCCCCCCTAAATTTGGCAAATATTTTCATAGATTTTTAACCCCACCTTTATCCTCAAAGAGGggatattattcatgtgcaGTGATAAATACATGTAGGTTACCACTGAATGAgtattcttgtgtttattgtCGCATGTGTGTTATGTCCCTATGTGTATCGTTAGTCTTTTGTAGAACCAAACATATGGAGGGTTGGAGTCTATGTAACACTTGTGCTTAATATATTTGCTACCCCTAAAAATCGCATGtggccccagcctggcccctccatttgaaaataatctagaACTGTCACTGCAGCTGGGTGCAGCAACTGTGTGCAGCTCttgtttttacagtctatgttctTACAGTGAGGTTGCCAGGTTCGGTACCAGCGATGCCTGTACAGAGACATAAACCTGGGCTCTGCGACCATATCTGGCAACCTACGCCGTAGCCGCACTGAGACAGCGCACAGAAGTACTGGGTGGATGAATAAACTGGTAGGTTTTTCCCTAaacaaactattcctttacaGATAAAAGTATTTCTAGTATTATCATTATTTCTTTCTGGAAATCCATGTATTTGATAAGGTGAAGAGTTGTATAATAATATATTCTGTAGACCTAGTGATGTATTAGCACAttgatgtacagtataaacATGCTATTAACGTTGTTATGTTTCTGGATCATTTAGATACCCATACCTACGGAGCCAGTCATTGTCTTTAACTCATGCTTACTAATTTTGTAACAaactttgttttgattttggATGATAATCTGGACACACTTCAGATTTTGCAGATGAAACAACTTCAGTCATTTATCCAAATATAACAATaatgttaaacattgtgtttggtTAATTCATGTGCATGAATAATTTATTCAAAAACACAGTCAGTAATTGGTATTCATGAAGTTTTGTATTGTATAGTAATATCTTTTAGTATATCAAATTCCTGGAAAGGTCAGTTGAATATTATTCAAATATCTTCCATTTGTCCTAATCTTACATGTATCCTTCTTTATCTTTGCAGTATCCCACTACATGTCTGTATTTATCCAGTGTAACTTCACTCATACTGCTGGGAGTTGTTGGTATGTTGGAGAGAAAGGGTCACCTACCTTTGAGAGGATATCAGCAGCATAGGTTAGGTTCTGCACAAAGATGGCCTCCATCTCCTTGGCAACCGCCATTCTGTGCGAGCCCACAGGAAGCCTCCCTGCCATCAGGTGGATCCTGATAGATGCATGACAAACACGTCAGAACACAAATGCTACGTTGAAAAGGTGAAACCCTGCTTTTTGTAAGACTGTTTCCtcatcacaaaacacaaaagcCCTGACGACAGAACTGTCTCTGCAATATAGATGTTTTATTGAAGGTGCATTATTCTGTTTTATAATTTTGCTGTATTTATGTTTCCGTATATGTCTATCCCCCTGGCACTTGACATTTCTCTTCATAATCTTGTAGATGTTTCTACGCCTTGATTGGAGTCCAGCTGTGGTAAATTCAACTGATTGGACATCGATTTGGAAAGGCACACACCTGTCTGTATAATGTCTCACAGCTGACAATGCATATCTGAGCAGAAAGCTCAGGGACAGGACTGTGTCAAGCCACACTTCTGGAGAAGGCAACAAAAGACTTTGTGCTGCATTGAAGGGTCCCAAGTGGCCTCTGTCATTCTTAAAAGGAAGAAGTTTGGAACAAtctgggccacgttcagccccgacatAATGTAGCAACAACGAAACGGGGGCGTTGAACACCCTGCACCACGTCTCTGCTGACTGGGTATCACATGTGACACAGCCACTAAatgagagacacacccaccaaacgagagaaaacataactcAAAAACGTTGCACACTGTTCTGAGGAAACATGTCGTTGAACCAGATAACCGTAGCGTGTGcaccgttttgagattgaacgtgccccaggACTCTTCCTAGAGCTGGCCGTCCAGCCAACACTGAGCAGCCTGGGGAGAAGGGCCTTGGGAAGAGAGTTGATTAAGAACTGATGGTCACTCTAGCTGAGCTCCAGAGATCCTGTGTGAAGATGGGATAAACTTCTAGAAGGACCTAAAGGACCCTCAGACAGTGAGACACACGATTCTCTGGTCTGATAAAACCACTATTGAACTATCTGGCCTCAGTTGTAAGCGTCATATCTGGAGAAAACCCCAGCactgctgcgtgtgtgtgtgtgtgtgtgtgtgtgtgtgtgtgtgtgtgtggggggggggtacagAGATATGCTGAATGAAGCCCTGGTCCAGAGCTCAGGACTCAGGACACACTGGGCCGAAGCacacagcaaagacaacacgggaggatttttatttgtaaagaaCATTGCATTGCCTTGCTGTTGAAACATGCTGTACAAATAAACTCACCTTGCCTTAAGTATGCACACAGTGAAAGATCAATACCAATTCTGCTGGTGCCTCACCTTTTGCAGTCCAAAGCTCGTGCATACTTCAAAGCCAGATCCAGACCCTGTCTGAACTCTGCCTCTCTTCCAGGAACCGCTCCGAGACCAAGATCACCTCCCTTTACATCTCCTGCAACACACATTCATCTTATCACTACCATCATCGTCCTTTAATTATTGCTAACCTTTAAGTGTCACTGTCTGGTTGAAATgaacagctgctgctgctgctgctgcagtggtggaggaagtattcagatcctttacttacagtaaaagtactaataccacagtgtaaaaaaagctctgttacaagtgaaagtcctgcattgaaaattttacttaagttaaagtctaagtatcatcaggaaaatgtacttaaagtattaaaagtgctCAATGCAAGTACTCAATGcaaaaaaatcctcccattttaaaaagtgtaaaggatgtgtgtttaatggttaatggttaatcatttcagctggacttataTTGTTATATAGAGTTATATTGTtagctagtttcatttataataaaacatcacattttacaaactacatgttttatgtgcacaaatcttaatgtgtaaagtaactagtaacttaagctgtcagatgaacgtatacagtggagtaaaaagtacaatatttctctgaaatgtagcggagtagaagtagaaagtggcataaaaagaaaagactcaagtacaagtacctcaacatttgtcctgttgtgtgtgtgtgtgtgtgtgtgtgtgtgtgtgtgtgtgtgtgtgtgtgtgtgtgtgtgtgtgtgtgtgtgtgtgtgtgtgtgtgtgtgtgtgtgtgtgtgtgtgtgcgtgcctgcgtgCGGCCCATGCTGGTGTAGAGAGGCTTGTGTTCTACGGCAAGTTACCGGGCGGGGTGTTGATGAGGACCACCTCCACTCCTGTAGCCTCTCTGGCTCTCTGGAGCTCCGGCAGGTCGCAGTCGTAGAGCCAGGCAGCCTCCACCGCCTGAAAGCCAGCCGAGGCAGCCGCATATATCCTCTGACTGAAGTCTGGAAGCTCCGTGAACAGCCAGGAAATATTCGCACAGAACCTTAGCGGAGCCATCTCGGTTTACCTGCAGAGGCCAATGACCGTGCGCGTCTGCGTGCTGGCTGCACTTTTACCCCGAAAACAGCCGGGGGAGAGCGGCATGAAGCTAACCGCAGTTAGCAGTGTTAGCGGAAAACGATACTTACACCTCCAAAACAAAACTGTAGACCTCGCTGTTTGAGGAAAAAGCATAAATTAGGTAACGTGAAGTTGGACTGGAGACAGCACAACATTAAGCTATCGTATAGCAATTGGGGaaaaggctttaaaaaaaaaagtctttatttCCATTTACTTACTTTATTCATGTAGCTATATTGATTTTCATATGTGTCCTTTGTACaactagttttattttttaaatatcaataGAAGTTGCACATTTTGCGTCTAACCTGACGGAGAGTTTTGTTATTGTCACATGACTGGTAGCATGCTTCCTGGTCTGTGAAATGCGCAGGCGCAGGAAGTTGTGACGCATTTTATGGTTTTAATCCAATACGGGGGCCAAAATAATGCATCCAATAAGTTATGATTATGTAATTCCCCACAGTATCCAGAatgcttttgtaaaaatcatgttaaaacattaaatatttattttgtagaaatatctttatttgtaaaaatacaaataaataaataaatatggtgTGTCAACAAAAAGTGTGTTGATTTTCCTTGAAACATGTATGGTACCAATCACAGCAATACGTTATTACTGTATTTGCAATGCAGTTCCCACaggttttcttcattttgtaaggaatttaaatttttttaattttcattttgtgttttataacactttttattttatttattttttccactgTGCTTACACTCAGTTATTTCAGGAGGATATGTAAAGTTTTACCACTAGGAAAATGGGTAGGCCTACTAATGTTATATTTGATGTGATGTACTTTGTGGTTTATCAGCTGAAGTGTATATTTCCTAAGGAGCTCTAAACTCAGTTTATATCATTTTATTGAAGAACTCAAACACTATGGCaccagatataaaaaaaaacatacgagACTTTCAATCTTTCAAAGGTTGGTGGATGAATTCCCTGCTCCCCTGATGGACAGGCCAGCAccttctatgtgtgtgtgtgtgtgtgtgtgcgtgtgcgtgtgcgtgtgcgtgtgcgtgtgtgtgtgtgtgtgtgtgtgtgtgtgttttactgctTTTACTAATTATAAAGAGCCTTGCCTTTGTAGAAAGGCGCAGTATGAAACCAGTGTattgaatgagtgaatgatttCAGTAAACTGACTGGAAGCCTTTTGACTTTTGTTGTACCTATCTGTTGTAAAAACAGTATATTCTAATGCAATTAAATTGTCGAATACCTGTAACTTTACTGCACATTTTATGACAGCAGTGTTCTAATTTCAAGACGATGTGCGACAAGTTATGTGCAAATGTATCATTTTTAGACAGTATAATGATTCTATCTATTGTATCCTAATGCTTATGTAAGAAATGAACATAATGGAAAGGTAATAGAGCAAAGCCCTTTGGTTCCTAGCTAAAAACAACTCACATAtagttacattttcttttaaaccGTATTTTGTAGCAAATGTTACGCGAATAGTGTATTAGTCGCAATGCAGTTCTGTGCAGCGTAACCAGCTATAGTGTGAGctaccattaaacacacaactgtttggatcctttacagtttctaaaatggaaggatttttctttacttttaatactttaagtacattttcctgattataCTTACACCCTTTTTTCTTAAGTAACATTGTCAATGCAGGAcgtttacttgtaacagagtatttctacagtatggtattagtacttttacctaagtaaaggatctgaatacttcttccaccgctgccaGACACACTCGTAGACAGTGGTATCCTAATTTGCCTGCATGGCTCATCAGCATGTCCCCTAGGTGTGGACCTATGGTGTGGACATGTGTGCTCAGACACCCACCTGCTGTTACCGAGGTAACCAGCAGCCAGACAGCAGAGTTTTCCACTCAGGGCAGGGAACTGAAAAGCAGACCGCCAGACCTCATATGTCTGTACACTAACAAGCCTACAATGGGTTGGCAGACTCAGACTGGACATTATAttgattttcttcttttcagGCTGATGTTTTTACTGACAGCTATACCAAATGCTGATGGATGTCTCAGCTACTGCAGGAGGAAATGAGGACAGCCAGGGTCACATGAGAGGACACTCTATTCTGTGTTTCAAGCCAGATTTTGCTCTTTGTGGTATTATTGTCttcaattatatatttatataactacatgttacacacattttacacatttacacatttcacctagactgggtaaacccagaccgatctgccggcgatttgatttcgccctgcagctcaggctgaaaacctgtacgtttatctatcctgcttccgttacaattttgcggtgaccaatcacaaactggcttatccacctagcgcgctattggtgggtttaacacgatgacgattgagacgcgaccaagcagcttcttgtttacattcaacatggcggccaccgaagcacaGCAGCCCGTTGATGgcctgtcgctgctacgtcacccggatcgttggtctgattggttgaaggactatccaattgcgtacagagtcatttgaactatgcccgttgatcacgcctctttgtgcagtagaaaatacagagcagactccccagactaatgttcagtctgaaaagattgagcttggtctggtgatagccagactacatttcacctacattttatttatatagctttTTCATAATAGTAAGACACGTTAAACAGGTAAAATACAAAACTACACACTCGAAATACAAACAACATGATTATCACATTAAAAGCAGTTTTGAAGAGACTTTGTTTTAAGTTtaaattttttcttttatttgtcaCGTACTCAACATATCTGGACATTGTGCAGTTGTAGAAGCAAATTCCTGTCACAGAGCACACACCTGTATGTTTAATGGCTTTGTAGACACAGCCTGAGTTAAGACAAAGTGGAGCGTACTCTTGCCTATTAAGTTGCCTTGATAAAGTGTGCTGTTCAAATGCATGCTGTGTGTAACCAGTACAGCCCTGACTACATTCAATCGCGTATAATCAGAGTATTCCTCACTACGTCAAGCATTAATGTATAACCAGGGTCtcattcagaatgtaatcacaagaTAAATGCCTGCACAAAGAGATGGCCAAACATACAGAGGCCCACAGCTCTGGGggtttctctccctccctcttggaacctgtgtgtgtgtgtgtgtgtgtgtgtgtgtgtgtgtgtgtgtgtgtgtgtgtgtgtgtgtgtgtgtgtatgtgtgtgaagaAGGTGAAGGAGAGAGCATGCCGACCCAGCTAAGTAATATATGTGCCCATGAGACACACTGAAAGCTAACAGGGATGCAGCTACCCCAGGATGACGCCTAGCATAATAAAGATTTACAGTACCATGTTAGTAGCAGAAGCAGAGAGAAAGGAGTAGAAAAAGCAACCAGACCTAACCAGATAACTTGCAAGGTCAAGGCAGAAGAGCAATGCATGGAAAAGCAATGCAGCATGTACACAATCACACTACCAGAAAAGAATATAAGAATTGGCCACAAAATCTGTTTTTCAGTTCCACATATTGCAACCTCTTAGCTGCACAAATCTCTGCTCGACTTTGGTCAACTTTTGAGACTCTTTTTCTTTCTACCATTTTGCTGAAAACTTAGAGTGTGGAAGGAGAAGAGAGTTGAGAATGCTTTGTTGTCTCCTCTGGTACTGTGATTGACACATAAATATGATAAATACAAAAATCAAAAATGCAACATAGTTGACTGACTTGACTTGAGCCTGACACTGAAGCGCAAAGCTGCAGAGACACGATGACGGGTACGGTACCAGTTTAGAAGCCCTACagtttattattactttttgccTATTATCTATGAACCTATGTGGAGGAGTTTTGAGGAAAAAAGCcagaaagaagacaaaaagataGACTTTTCTTACGTAAAAGTGTGAAGTAGTTGACattggatgtttttgaaaaaCATAAGGCTATTGTATCATTGCGTCTACATATATTATGATGTTACCTATATTACATATAGGttacatatattattatttgctttgtgtatgtgtgtgtatgtgtgtgtgtctgcgtgtgtgtgtgtgtgtgtgcgtgtgcgtgtgcgtgtgcgcgtgtgtgtgtgtgtgtgtgtgtgtgtgtgtgtgcgattgATGGAATAATCTGAATCATAGCACAGTCTTGGTGGCTTGCATATGCCATTGTGCTACCATTGTAGGCTAATGCGTTGATATCATTGCCGCTGGTCTAGGTAAGTATTTTTGCAATCATGTGGTGTAACTCCTGTATGACAGGAGATATCTACAAGTGTTCATATTGCCCTTCATGTTTTGAT
This sequence is a window from Sander lucioperca isolate FBNREF2018 chromosome 11, SLUC_FBN_1.2, whole genome shotgun sequence. Protein-coding genes within it:
- the hyi gene encoding putative hydroxypyruvate isomerase, coding for MAPLRFCANISWLFTELPDFSQRIYAAASAGFQAVEAAWLYDCDLPELQRAREATGVEVVLINTPPGDVKGGDLGLGAVPGREAEFRQGLDLALKYARALDCKRIHLMAGRLPVGSHRMAVAKEMEAIFVQNLTYAADILSKEGITGLIEPINTRITDPRYFLDSPHQAAAILEKVRKPNIKLQMDVFHWQIMDGNLTQNIHKYFPIIGHVQVAQVPGRNEPDSGGELSYSYLLKTLEEHGYQGYIGCEYKPRGSTKEGLGWIKDYCTHSQ